A genomic segment from Vicinamibacterales bacterium encodes:
- a CDS encoding acylneuraminate cytidylyltransferase family protein, which yields MIRKRRILAVVPARGGSQGIPLKNLRPVLGLSMVARVGDVVRALPIIDRAVVSTDHEGIAAAAEASGLAAPFRRPEHLSGPTIGDWDVLAHALQETERIDGVRFDIVVMLQPTSPLRRPEHVEAAIDMLVEGGWDSVWTLSETDSKAHPLKQLTITDGRLGYYDEAGKQVVARQQLAPVYHRNGVAYAITRDCLLNQASIMGARSGGLVLDGTFISIDTEWDIALAEFVMRRLGWREGSTSAS from the coding sequence TTGATCCGCAAACGGCGCATCTTGGCAGTGGTCCCTGCCCGCGGAGGCAGCCAAGGCATACCGCTGAAGAACCTTCGTCCGGTGCTGGGCCTCTCCATGGTCGCGCGGGTCGGCGATGTCGTGCGAGCCCTGCCAATCATCGACCGCGCCGTGGTCTCTACCGACCATGAGGGTATCGCCGCCGCCGCGGAGGCCTCGGGATTGGCGGCGCCCTTTCGGCGGCCAGAACACCTTTCGGGACCGACGATCGGCGATTGGGATGTTCTCGCCCACGCTCTCCAGGAGACCGAGCGGATCGACGGTGTCCGTTTCGACATCGTCGTGATGCTCCAGCCGACATCGCCCCTTCGCCGCCCTGAGCACGTCGAGGCGGCCATTGACATGCTGGTTGAGGGAGGTTGGGACTCCGTTTGGACGCTCTCTGAAACCGATTCGAAGGCCCATCCGCTGAAGCAGCTGACGATTACGGACGGTCGATTGGGCTACTATGACGAAGCGGGGAAGCAAGTGGTCGCGCGGCAGCAACTGGCGCCGGTGTATCACCGCAATGGCGTCGCCTACGCGATCACTCGCGACTGCCTGCTGAATCAAGCCAGCATCATGGGAGCACGTTCGGGGGGGCTGGTCCTGGATGGAACCTTCATCAGCATCGATACGGAATGGGACATCGCACTCGCGGAATTTGTGATGCGCCGCCTCGGCTGGCGCGAAGGCTCGACCTCGGCCAGTTGA
- a CDS encoding TylF/MycF/NovP-related O-methyltransferase produces MDQGDAKAATGSVFEDKKPSAVGHTQAASLVPELNLTEAVRFHYFSDIFRQVRDLDGDIVECGVGWGRSLLYLALLTRIENKGRRLWGFDSFEGFPEPGEHDRSPRNPKKGEWKSDLLSVQSLLANSGLDEVFVRSQVTLVKGFFNESLPKYSGDQIALLHADADLYESYKSIYDSLFERVVPNGIIMFDEYMNTFEHAKWPGAKMAIDELFLERADLRRDPGSGKYYAIKRRC; encoded by the coding sequence GTGGATCAAGGCGACGCGAAGGCGGCCACGGGCAGCGTATTCGAAGACAAGAAGCCATCGGCGGTTGGCCACACGCAAGCGGCATCGCTCGTGCCCGAATTGAATCTGACCGAAGCAGTACGATTTCACTATTTCAGTGACATCTTCAGGCAGGTCAGGGACCTGGATGGAGACATCGTCGAATGTGGTGTCGGTTGGGGGCGCAGCCTGCTCTATCTTGCTCTCTTGACGCGAATCGAGAACAAGGGACGTCGGCTCTGGGGGTTTGATTCGTTCGAGGGCTTTCCTGAGCCCGGCGAGCACGACCGTAGTCCGCGGAATCCAAAGAAGGGAGAATGGAAGTCGGACCTCCTCTCCGTCCAGTCACTCCTCGCCAATTCAGGCCTTGACGAGGTCTTTGTCCGATCGCAGGTGACATTGGTCAAAGGCTTTTTCAATGAGTCTCTGCCGAAGTATTCCGGCGATCAGATTGCCCTGCTTCACGCGGACGCCGACCTCTACGAGTCCTACAAGAGCATCTACGATTCACTCTTCGAACGAGTGGTGCCCAACGGCATTATCATGTTTGACGAATACATGAATACGTTCGAGCACGCGAAATGGCCAGGGGCCAAGATGGCGATCGACGAGCTGTTCCTCGAACGCGCCGATCTGCGAAGAGATCCCGGCTCAGGGAAGTACTACGCGATCAAGCGACGCTGTTGA